CATAGTCCGGATCGATTCTCCTGGCGGTGACGCGAAGAATCTCGCGCACGTCGCGCCACGTCAGGTTTGGATTTGCCGCCAGCATCAGGGAAACCACCCCTGAAATGGTCGGGGTGGCGGCCGAGGTGCCATTCATGCTGGAATAGTCGCAGTTCGCGTTATCTTTCTTGTTGGTTGCGCTGCCGCCAATGCTGAATGCGTTGGTGAGTTCCAGGAAGTTGCGGCTATAGCCTCTCGCGCAAGAGCTCAGGTCGGTCGAGAAGATCATCGGGCCGGAGCCGAGCTCTCCGTATTGCCCCGCTTCGCCGAATTCACCGCCAAGCCCGGTGATCCAGTTGACCGCCCCGGCGTTGGAGTAGCTTGACTTGATGCCCTTGGCGTTGGCCGCGCCGACCAGGATGACGCCTGGCTCCAGCGCCTCTGTGTCGTTCGCGGGATTCTCGCAACTGATGACGCCGCTTATCCCATCGATATCGGGGCAGAACCTGGGATTGTCGCCCCCGGTGTTGTTGTACTCATTGCCTGAAGCCTTCACCATGACCAGGCCCTTGCCGCTTCTCAGGTTTGGAAAGGCCCTGATGACGGAGCTGCTTCCGGATTCGGTGTCGTACTCGTCCGGCACCACGGGATTGCCTCCGTACGACGCATTGATGATGTGGGCGTTCCTGGACCAGTCGGCACCGCCGTAGGCCTGCAAGATATTGGCATTCGCGGTGCCGATGAAACGCGCGCCGCCCAGGGTCGCGCGGGGCGCGATGCCAATCACGCCTTTCCCGTTCTGCGCTGCGCTGATAATGCCGGCGACATGGGTGCCATGTGCCTCCTTAATGTTCTCGGGGATATTGGCGGGCGTGGGGTTGTTGGTGCCGTCGTCAAAGTTGTAGGTCATCAACCTGTTCACATTGGCGGCCAGGTCCTCATTGCCGATATCGACGCCGTCGTCGAGCACCAGGACATTGACGCCCTGGCCCTTGATGCCCGCGGCATGCACGTCTTCCACGTTGAGATCGGTGACGCCATCCGCGATCCCGGAGAAAGACTTGAAGTAGCTGGTGGCCTGCCTGAGCGCCCATTGGTAGATGTAGAGCGGCTCCGTGGCCCCGGTCTGGCAGGCGAACTTTGCATCCACGCCGGTTTCGGCGCAGGCGGATGCCGGGGGCACTGGCGTTGGCGTGGGCGCGGCGGGCGTCTGAGCGTTCGCGGCCGCGTTCTCTGGATTGTCGCCCCCGCATGCCGCGAGCGCGGCGGCGGCCAGGAGTGTCAGCGATATTAATGTCGTCCTACTTTTCAACATGAGATTTCCCGCCTTCAATATTGTGTTTTCAGTACGCTATGGCTCGTGCCGGGCGCATCCCGCAGGAACTGCATGGGCTCAGCCAGCCGCGGCGCGCTGCGCCGCGCACAAGCTGCGCTGCCGGGCTGCTATCGAGAACCCTTGGGATGGCCTGGTCGCGTGCCACGCAGGCCCGGGCCGCGCTCTTGCTGGAAGGGTGGCGCGTACCACGAACCGGCGCCAATTTTTGCAGAGTTATCGTTTCGTCACTTGACGCTGTGTCTCACAAAAACCGACGTTCTGTCTCACATGAGGGGGCGGGGCGGTGTTCAACGGGGAGGTTGCCCGTGGCGGCCATGATTCAGGATGGCGATCGTTTCCATCGTTGTGCCGAGTGTGATTGCTAAGCGGATAGGCCCAGCTGGCGTAGCAGGAAATCGATCAGGACGCGCACACGCCGCGGCATGTGGCGATTTGAAGGGAAGCTCCTTCGCCCGCTACGAACTCGCGGTCACCGATTGCGCCAACGGACGTTCCTGTCCTGGCTCGCGCATTGGCCGAGCGAGCACAGTAGAATCGATATCCTGATCGATGACGTCTGAGCCAATCACGATGCTCCCACTGGTCCCATTCCGTCCATGGAGCGACCCGAGGCGACCACGGCGATCGCTCGGGAATGGCTATTGGACAGGTTTCGCGGCCGCAACTAACGCAACGCAGCCGCCACAGCCTCACTGCCTCACTGCATCGACTTCAGGTCCCCGA
The Cupriavidus basilensis DNA segment above includes these coding regions:
- a CDS encoding S8 family peptidase, which gives rise to MLKSRTTLISLTLLAAAALAACGGDNPENAAANAQTPAAPTPTPVPPASACAETGVDAKFACQTGATEPLYIYQWALRQATSYFKSFSGIADGVTDLNVEDVHAAGIKGQGVNVLVLDDGVDIGNEDLAANVNRLMTYNFDDGTNNPTPANIPENIKEAHGTHVAGIISAAQNGKGVIGIAPRATLGGARFIGTANANILQAYGGADWSRNAHIINASYGGNPVVPDEYDTESGSSSVIRAFPNLRSGKGLVMVKASGNEYNNTGGDNPRFCPDIDGISGVISCENPANDTEALEPGVILVGAANAKGIKSSYSNAGAVNWITGLGGEFGEAGQYGELGSGPMIFSTDLSSCARGYSRNFLELTNAFSIGGSATNKKDNANCDYSSMNGTSAATPTISGVVSLMLAANPNLTWRDVREILRVTARRIDPDYGSRNNRNLRLDLKQGTFTASEDPSLVDGSQTARLDLGWQKNAAGNYYSNWYGFGLADAAAAVRLAKAYSAYKPATLAIGDFTKAFADSTQLKYGSVQKLGQFTVGGNDKVDALQLRLSGSICVGSVGVFVKSPSGTISALAVPYNSYYSTGVPEVKSYGLGSYAFHGENAAGNWEVYAVSVMPATAAPGTCSSFQPEADGVSVKLGKPLAVEYRVIAAK